The following DNA comes from Anopheles coustani chromosome 2, idAnoCousDA_361_x.2, whole genome shotgun sequence.
TAAACATGCTTGCAGTAtttataaaactaaattttatgatttgaaaagtaaaacaacagATGAAATTAATGTGCCTTTAATAAGAACATACGAACAAACCGAACACAATGCAGTACTGAAAAAATTCTCAAGAATTTTAGAAGAATATCATCAATTTTAAACAAGCatgttttaaaagttgtttactaCTTAATGTTCCTCAACTTGAGCAATCGATTTTGTCATTACAATAGAATTTCTTTTGGATTattcaaattggaaaaaatcgcttcttcttctctccGAATTGGCGACGAATAACTAAATCATCTCTTTAGTATTTTTCAAATAGCGGTAAAGAAGCTATTTCAATGAGCGTTTATAAATAAAAGGTGGATCAACCTCAATCCCGATTAATGTACTTTTATACGGGAGAAAAAATGGATGCCATTTTAATAACGGTAAAATCCAAGATCAAGTCGGATGGCTCACACATCATTCAGATTTTGCCTTTCAGTTTCGAGCGATTTTATTCTCGCCATGAAGATGGATCGACGATTTTCTATACTCTACCGGATTAAACCTATCTTTTGCCTCCggctttcgattttcttttccaccatccACAACCATCCACAACCGTAGGTGCTGGTTGTGAAGACGTTTTTCATGCTTGTTTGCACGCCCGCGTGGTTTTCGTCCTTGTCGTCATATTCGCAAAGTTCCCCTTCCCATACACCGTGTGGGGGGGAATTTTGCCCTATGACCCGTCCATTGACACTTCAGCccgtatgtatgtatgtgtgtatgttatGTCTGTATTTACAGACCGCTGATCGGAAGCACAGTACCTTTATTCACTTGCAACCTTTGGTTGGCACCCCACTTCTTGTGCCTACGGCTACGTAGGATATACGGCTTTTTCGTGATCGAAATGCTAGCAAGATCCGTGACATGCCAGTTCTCTGCTTTGCTATTGAAAGTATGACCTATCATTTCCCCAACGGTGGTTTAAACGACGGCTCACGTGACATCGGAACCCTTCACGTGGCCCGCCCCCATCATCGAGGATTATACTTTCTtatctttctctcttcctGCCGTGTGAAAAAGGAATAGTCAAACAATTTGGTGGGTAGAATATGGATTTACCTATTACTTCTTGTATACGTTCTCCAAATGCGTGGAAGCTTTTTGTGTGGTtaggaaaaacaagcaaaccgtagctaaaaaagcaaaaaaaaacacactttcATATTGTGAATGTGCAGAGAGAACAAGGAGGCGCTAAAGTCAACTCGGAAGACCCCCGAACCCCGCCGCCATTCCCGATGCAATGCAGTTGTAGtagcaacaacaacgaaaacaatCGAAACAACAGACAACAAGAGACTCCTTCTTTTCATCAATGGAAAAGCTTCGACAAACCACAAGACATGGTTTAAAAGCCACCAGCATAGGGGGCGTGCGCCCTCTCGTCCTCTCTAAGCACAATGGCCACTTCAAGCATAAGGAGCAACGGCGCCCCAAGAAAGACAAAATTCGCATGGTGAAATCAGCGGGGGACGGTGGAGAGCAAGAGCTGCAgcaaaaataatcatcaaaAGAGCTCCGGCATTTGTGGGTGCGCCTTTCTGCACCGATGAGCTCACTTGCCGGTTCCGGGAACGTGTTTCATAGACGCGACAACAACGACCCTTTTGCCAGGCCATACGCCAATGGAACAAAAAAGCATATACACACAGATACTTCATTGGAGATGCTGTTGTCTTGATGATCTTTATAATGGGTGTGCGATGCAACTATGCGGGCACTCTGAGAGATTGTGCACGTGGTCCGACACCTGTAGGAGCAGCGCCATTTGAGGGGGCGTGCGTGCAATTTATGAGAAAGCATCAGCATGATTGAAGTTTGCAAACGAAAGAGGCAGGCTACATGCTTCAGACTGCGGACAAGTGTGACCcactttaaataatatttttgataaatatttgctttttcTCGGTACCAGCAatatgtttgcttttcttctgtAAGAACTGGCAAAGAGAATCAAGATGCTGAGTGtagcattttaaaataaatttcctctGTGCAAGGGTTAATGAGTGTAGCCTTTCAACCAAAGACTTTGGCATTTCCTTCCATAGTTCTTATCCCTAAATGGGAAATGGCTGCAAGTCGTGGTTTAATAAAATTCATGAAGTTAATTGTGGAGGCTATGATAGACGATTTAAAGATCACCAACGGATTGTCAGAGCAAGAAAGAAATTCCAGTGGTGTTCTTTGTCTCGGAGCCGATCTATGCCTATACTCGATACCCCCATCTTTTTTTAGTTGGTCATATGTAACAATGTAAAATATGTACTGAAATTGAATATATACAGTATTCTTCAGGCATTAAATTCTTTTGATTTGACATGATTGCTTGGAATATGTTACCCTACACACTTGATTAGTTATTATAGGAATCAGGCATCCATACCTTGTTGCATATTCCCAACTTCTGTGCAAGCCTGAGCTATGTCCAGACGAGGTTCGGCAATCTGTTGATAGATAGGTGATCCACACATGTGCTGATATTAATGTAATAAACTGCAATTGCTGCGGAAAAGCCTTTAAATTTGTCTTGGAAGAATGCagaaaaatccaacaaaaaatattcgaatTAAAAACACCCTTTCAATGAAACGAGACATGGTAATAACAACACGTGCCAATGTTCGGGTTTCTAGCGGTTGAATTAttgtgaaaaagtaaaattatttctcCTTTCATCGTATAACTAACAGGTCATTGAGATGAGAACAGGTCATCCACACTAGGAAAAGATGGACCTTTGAATTCCTTCAAACAAATATAGTTTTGCTAATTTATTAGAGATTAGAGAAACGATTAGTTTACTAAGCTGATAGGTTTTGATCTGACCctcagttttgaaaatttgcACGATTGGCTCAGTTTTAATGATTCCTCAACAATTGGATGTTacaatttcttttcatctcTATCcgcatttaaaatgtttgaattgtttctcttttttattgttttctttttcctagtcgcaggtgttggaaaaagtaaaacccgACCGCGTAACGTCGACGAAGCCGGACGAGGACCGACGGCGGCGTACGATCATCGTTGAGAAAAAGAACGGCTCGTACGGCTTCACGCTCCAGAGCTACGGCATACACTACAAGAAGGAGCAGGAGGTCGAGGTGATCACGTACGTGGACTACGTCGAGTACGATGGCCCGGCGTACCGGGCCGGGATGCGCGAGGGCGACGTCATCCTCTCGATCAACGGTTACGATATGGAGAAGGCCGAACACAAGGATCTGGTCAACTTTATCAAAAACTGTGATAATCGAATGCGCATGGTGGTGCTGTTCGAGGACTGCTGTCGGAAGGTAGGGCAAATACGACATCGTTGGATAGTTCCCTCCCTTTAATCACGATACGATCTAATTTTCCAGGTTGAACTTCACCTCAAGTACATCCAGCTGCAGGATTTGCTCAAAAGTAAAATGGCCGATCTGGAGCGGATTTGCCTACGGGAGCGTGAGCTGCTGGagggaaagtggaaaactcACAGCCTGCCAGCGAGAAAGAAAGCAACCGCAGCGTCGGGAGACGACGCGGATCCGGGCGCGACGACCGACGTCGAGTCCGGCTCCGGTCCCTCCTTTTGCCGTCCAGCGGCGTCGACAGAGGACGTCAAGAAGTTGCTTCGACAGAAGACGTACATAGTTCCACCGCCGGCTCAGTTTATGCTGGCCTACCATGTAAGCTAGGAGTTGCTGGTCGGTGCTTTTTCGGCTTTTTATGATGTATAAGAATGGCTTTGTTTTCCAGTGCCTCGATAGTAACTACCGCTACGTAATACATCCCTCCCAAGCCGGAACCATCACCAGCGCGAGCTGCGATACTGGTGGACCGGCGGACTACACTACGTGCGCCCAGCCGGGCAATCCAACTGCGGCCAAACTCTGCAAGGACCATCAGCACATGATGCGCGGTTCGTCACTCGACAATAGCAGCCTCGGTGGCTGCAACAAACAGCAGCACCAACCGGCGGCCTCGCCGACGAAAAGTCTTCATAACTACGACACCAAAGCAACGAAATCCGGCTCGTCCCGGCGCAGCGGCCACCTGCACGGGCACTCGTGCAATCCATGCATGGGCCACTTCCTgcgtagcagcagcagcgataAGCAAAGCCGCGGTGCCACCGGTGGCGAGAAGGACAATACCAGTCTCGACGCGTACGATCTCGCCAGTCCGTGCTGCGATCCGCAGTGCGTACCGTCGCGCCGTAAGTCCAAGCACCACAAGGACCACCACCACAAGCACAAACACCGGGACCGAGAGAGTAGCGCCGGGGGAAAGGATCGTATTCCCCGACCGAAGTCACAGCCACATATCTCaccgcaacagcagcagcatcatcagtcACACCCgcaacaccagcaacagcagccacAGTCCCAGCCTAGCTATCTCTATCGCCACAAAGATAAGCACGTAAGTTTCGGCGGCTAGTGGGTCGGTATCATGCACGCTTTCGTAGACTGTCCTTTTTTCGTGCTAAATATCCTTCTTCTACCATTGTTAGACATAATGATGGTGTAAGGTTCTCTTTACACTCTGTCGTTTTGCTAGGGACAAAACAATAGAACACCCAGGTTGTATGCattcaatttgaatttaaCTTGTGTCCAGAGTCATAATACTATTCGATCACAGTAGGCTCCCGTTTATCCGTAGTAAAATGTGGCACGGTAAACCCGGATACGAAAATTTCGTAGATAATCCGCAAAATGTTCAGAAGATCCACAAAACAGTACAAAGATTTTTACTAAAAGGATTACTGTGttgtatgtttaaaaaatttagcaaaatgaTTGAAGTCCATATTTAAACACAAAGTTTCCTAAAACTCACAAAGTGCCTAACCGACTCCTAGGTATTCTAGTATTAGTTCTCAACTAAAGAGGCATTGAAATCTTCCTCGTAGATCCTAAGAATTGGCTAGAAACAACATCTAATCCTTCAACCATTTCCCCCAACACCTCaccgacacacaaacacacacaatacCGCTTTGCATTTCCAGGATCATCACCATTCGAAAGTGTATGACCTAAACGCTAGTCTCGCCAGCCATTGTAGTCTCCATTCGTGCACCTCGAGCGAGTTCAATCAGGCGGCCGAGCATTCACCGGCATCGTACAGCACCTCCATCAGCACCGACACGCTGTACTGGGAGCCGCACAGCGAGTCAACCACGGTCTCCGGTTCCGGCTCGGTCCACAAAAAGCCCCCGGTCGGTGGTTCCATTGCCAGCGGTGCCGGTAGCAGTGGAACGCTCGTCCCCGTCGGAGGCGGACGACCGCCGCACACGCACCAACATCACTACTACATCCAAAAGTACGTCCATCCGCACCACGGAGGGCCGGCGGTGCAGCTCCAGCAATCGCAACAACAAGCAGCAGCTCAGCAGCTGACCATGTAtcctccgccaccaccactGCCGGCGGTGCACAAGCCCAAATCGTGGGACAACCTCGCCATGAAGGGCTACGGTGGGTACGGCTACGGGTACGGTTACCTGGAAGTCGGAGGTGGTGGAGCTGCAGCTGCTGGTTTAGCCAAACCGGCCACCATCCTGCCGACGGCAACACGCACCCagaccaccatcaccatccagCACCGGAACTCGATCCCGAAGAAGAATGGCTACGAGCGTTATTCGGCGTTTGTCGACGTGGAAAACTATGCCCCACCGCCGACACAGTTTCTCCAGgagacgaccaccaccacgacgacCATAACAACCAAATCGACGGAGAATCTACTGGGACCGTACAATCACTCGGACTCTAGTCTGACCTGTGACTGCCTCGAGACGGCACCGTTGACAGGGAGTTCTGGCGGCACGTTGGAGCTCGTGCACGATAAGGCCGGCTATTACTCGACCCTCGGTGGATCCGGTTCTAGCAGTTCCGGTGGGGCGCCCATGGGTGCCAAAAAGTCGGCTAGCAATCTCACAGAAATTGCCCGCCTTTAGAAGACATTCTTGCTTGATCCTTATACTGTTTCTGCTTCAGCAGAGTATTGGCCAGAGTTTTCCAGGGAGCTCTAGAAGTGTCGATGGCGCACGATTTCAATCCCATTGTGCCACACCGTTCGGTTAGAAGAAAGCTTCCAAACAACAATACATTCTTCCCGTCATGATAGTTTTGTACGGTTGGCAAGGTTACTGATAGGAGATCCTTTTTTCTATTGAAAGTTGTAAGCGTTTAAAATGACGATCGACCAGGTTCGGTTCAATAGTTGCTGAGGGAAACTTTGTAGTGAAATGTTCGTCTTTATGTTGTGTTCAGCGTAGGTGCGTTTCACTGCTTTTaaccaatcaaatcaaataatacTCAAAACTGCTCGTCCATTAGTTTGGTCCGGGGAACGGTAGCAGTGGTCTGGGTGGCAGGAGACTTTGAAACCGTGTGAACATCGGGTTAGGATTTCAGGACCCCTATAATGGaacagtttttcatttcactctgTCAACGCGGTTACCGTAACTCGCTGCAAACAACTATGGCAAAAACGGTGTGTTTTCGTTACggttgaaaacaaatgaaatcctCTTTGCCACATTTATTCTAGTCCGCGGTATAAATGATCCTATTTGCAGAAGGCAAGAGTTCAAAACAAGAGTAGCGACCATCAGAGTAGGTCGATAAGACGATAACACTCAAGCGCATTTTGCTCAGCATTTAGTAGAGTATAGGTTTAATGGCGCTTCAAACGGCGCGTTTGGCGGAAGGATTATgcagaaggaaggaaaagcaaTCAGTGGATATAGTAAAGAGCACTGAGAGAGCATATGGATTAAGGAGAAAGAACCAAGGACTGCAAAAAGAGGTGCCACTCCGGCACGGATGGCAGGGAACGAACCAATATCGTAGGATGGTGTTGGAATTTGGGAGCAGTATGTACTCGCTGTACTATGTGTTTAGAATGAGATTATAATAAAATGCATCAATCTTACAAAGGATACGGAACATATGCGCTCACTTTGGCGCGGAAGAATAATTTTCCGAAATGTGTATGTTATCTTTCGTTAGTTCGTGAACGGAATGTGAAtcaggtttatttatttattcaaacagtttaacaAGTTGTAGGGGTCTGTCCTCAATTCTTCTCCATTGGAACGTGTTGATATATTCTATAGCCCTACCTACGGCACCACGCGCGATCGATGGCCTGGCAGTAAATATAAGTAGTTCGCTAACGGTTGATGATCAAAAACATATCAATCTCACTTGTGGAGGAGCTTTACCGATGgctttttgttatgttttggaaatgtaAGATCTATTATAAAgagtttttttcatttagtaAGGCTAGAGATAATTGCTTCGATCCAAGATGAATGGAACATCTTTTGCTTGGCGCGCGTTTGATCCGCGTTATTGTTTGCTCTATTTTCGACCTGCCGGAAGCGTACGGTACTGTAAGCTATTAAAAGTAGATTCTTCTTTAGTTTTAAATATCTTGATAAAAATTTCGATCTTTCGATTTGTTAATTATTAAAGTTTAGAGATTTGGTGTTTCCGTTGTAGCTTGTTTTCTTCTTAATTTCGATGGAAGGCAAGAACGAGATTCAACATTTGTCTCTTACGCTAAAACTGTTGCACTTTCGTGGACTTTCGTCGACTTGCTCCAGTATTTCTCTATGGTTAAGGTTCGCTATTTAACGGGTGAAAAATGCATCATTTCACATCTGCCTAACATGGGGCAATTTATGTTTATCTGCTTATGTATTTACCCCTTTCAACCTTTTAGTAAAATGGTTAAATGTTTGTctcatttgttgttgttccctTCTAGGCTCAAGCAGTTCCAGATTTTTATAATGTCATTAATAAGCAATTAACGATATCAATCCACTCGATCGTAATTGGTCCAGTTATAGGATAATTGGTGTTTAGTTGGGTCATTCTGTGTTGCCCACTGACAGTTTACTACTTTTAATCCGATCCGATTCCGATTCAGATTCGTTTATTCAGTATGCTATTATAAttcatgtatttatttttaactgttAGAGAAAAGAAACGACTTCTAAAAGTCTTCGCCCTGCGATAATGATCTATGGATTTGCTTTGCGGGTCGAAACGATGATCATATGAGACAAACATAAATATTAGCTCAGTTCATCTTCTAAACAGCAGcaatttcttttaaaactcaaaagaTCATCAAAGCTTCTAAATGAAACGTAGAATAGTTCGATTACTATACGATATTTCCCTTTCGCTTCCCGTAGTTTTAATGGAATTTGGGAAGGAACAATTGGTTGCACAGCCAAGTGGTATATCGTATCTCTTACATGTCTAATAACATTGGGTGGATTCGCCTTTCCTGAACGAACGATCCTATATTCCCACTTTTTCGTTTGTAGTACGAAGTGGCAATTTTTTGTTGGCAAAGGgacggcaaaaacaaaatactttcAAAGTTTGTGATGTGTGCTGCAGTACGCGGCATGGTGAGATAAGTAAATGATGATAGAGAGACAGTGGGAAAGAATTCTTTTGAAGGAGAATAACCGTAGGATGAAATGATGAACTCGACTTACTCTCGCTTTTTCCTCGGAAGCATAGGCAGGGCGCCGAAGCAGCATCTTTCCTTCCTCGCTTAGACACAGCAAAACAGCAGCCCGCAAAGATACTCGATGACGCATGAAAACGGCGAACCATACCTTCGTCATTCGAAATGGATCCGGTTCCAGCGTTCCTGGTTGTGGAGGAACCGGGCCGAATCGCGGCTGCTGCCATCGTCGAGGAAGTTGTTCGGCGTGCTTGTGACGATCTTGCAATGGTACTTCTTCGAAAACTTGGACAGCACATACTTCCGGAAGTTCAACTTCGGCTTGATCGAGCGAAGGTTGAAGCGCTTCCGCTGAAACTTTGGTTTGCGCACGGACGAGACCGTCTCGGTACTAGGCGAGGGTGAGCAGCCGCCACTACCGGAACCGTCGCCAACACCCGCGCCAAGAAGATTACGAATAGACGTCGAGCTGTCGCCAGTCGATGGGACGCGTTCATCTCCGAAACGCAACTCCCGGCGAGCggattgatgatgatgctgctgatgaatCCGGCGCGGGAGTGAGCTATCGAATCCGAAACTAGACCATGCGGACGTCGTTTCTACGCCTCCTATCAGCTGATGCTGCGGACTCTCACCGGTCGCGGCCGTTATGCGATTCACATTCCTCAGGGCCTTCTTAAGCAGGGGAGACGGTTTCGTGAGCTGTATCATATTGCCactaccgccaccaccactgtTTCCTGCGCCGCGTCCACTCGTCGAAAGTTCGTCGAAAAGATCACTCAGACCGGGCGAGCAGGGGACACACTGGATGCTCGGGTCGGCGGCCAGCTTCCGCACCAGACTATTCTCCTTTTCGATCGCCTGCCACTTGAGCAAACACTCGCGACTGTGACTGTTCATGATGTGCTTCGGTAGGGCGGAAATGTAGTAGAACAGGGCGCCACAGTACGGGCATATGTTACTCTCGCAGAACCGGATGCTGGCGTCTGGCGATCGGACAATCTTCTCCAGATCCCGCTCGTGGTTCTTCAGCAGGTGATGTTTAAGCGTAAACTCGAACAGGTACTCGTCGGCACAGAACGGGCAGTGAAAGTATTTGGACGTGGTGAGCAATATTTTGACGATGTTTTTCACCAGCAGATTGAGATCGCTCTTCTGGCAACTGGAGTTGCCCGTGATGCTGCCATTGGCAGAATCCATGccgtttgattttaatttacgCCAACTAATTTATCCACACAAACTACTTCTCCGCGCAAGAAACACTCGAACGGCTAATGCTTTCCCAAAGTTGCCCTGCATGGAGCAACGAAAAAGCTGGGGAAAACGGCTAAAATTCGGTCAATTGCGATCTCCCGATACTCGTTCCAGGTCTTCGGGAGCTTGGAGAAAGTGGTGCAACGAAAGCAGCTCGACACACTCACAACAtccagtcagtcagtcagtcagtcggtCACTCGATCGATTCAAGTGTAGTGCATGTCGTTACTTAGGTGCCACTAAAAAAACGCAACGCTGTGTGTGACCACTGAAGAGAGACGAAAAAAGCATCACCATgattgaattacgtaaagCAACAACTAACATTTCCTACATTGGACACCTACGAAGGACACCTACCGAGTGTAGCTCTCACTGTGCGTAGCCGTTATTGATGAATTTGATCAAACCAAATtggcaaattaaaaaaactaaaaccgcAAGATGCAGCTTATCGAAAgactgtttgtgtttttctgtttcatttcattgcaaTTAGTGTtgacagaatcgggattcggaagatttgaagattcgatccctagaggtattccaaagattcgaatcccatttgacagattctaaagattcgaatcccatctgacagattctaaagatttgaatcctatttgacggattctaacgatttgattcgattaggattcgaatcagatttgagtggtttgggactcgatttgattcgattctgacttgttcctaaactgtttgaatcgactcacaatgatgtgagtcgaattagtcacataaatagtcgatctagagattTCCTGACTAGTCGAtctaaagagagaaaaattgctggaatcttttttttacctagaaatacagtagaatgtccattatccgagttgttctacccaaccaaacccatttcatcaggaccagaccatttttaccgaattctgaatcggattctggggattcagattaggataaacaatttccagaccgacattgatttgtttacatgatgatgatgatgatgatgatgatgagtcccaccgccTACCCttacataggtttgagagggacgaaagtatcttgcgatattaaatataaatcatcaaacgagagggggcatttgggcattactctccagaacaatcgtatccaactctgctccattcat
Coding sequences within:
- the LOC131262977 gene encoding uncharacterized protein LOC131262977, yielding MNPDRNSRKYRSGNNLYSDDELELSSSQVLEKVKPDRVTSTKPDEDRRRRTIIVEKKNGSYGFTLQSYGIHYKKEQEVEVITYVDYVEYDGPAYRAGMREGDVILSINGYDMEKAEHKDLVNFIKNCDNRMRMVVLFEDCCRKVELHLKYIQLQDLLKSKMADLERICLRERELLEGKWKTHSLPARKKATAASGDDADPGATTDVESGSGPSFCRPAASTEDVKKLLRQKTYIVPPPAQFMLAYHCLDSNYRYVIHPSQAGTITSASCDTGGPADYTTCAQPGNPTAAKLCKDHQHMMRGSSLDNSSLGGCNKQQHQPAASPTKSLHNYDTKATKSGSSRRSGHLHGHSCNPCMGHFLRSSSSDKQSRGATGGEKDNTSLDAYDLASPCCDPQCVPSRRKSKHHKDHHHKHKHRDRESSAGGKDRIPRPKSQPHISPQQQQHHQSHPQHQQQQPQSQPSYLYRHKDKHDHHHSKVYDLNASLASHCSLHSCTSSEFNQAAEHSPASYSTSISTDTLYWEPHSESTTVSGSGSVHKKPPVGGSIASGAGSSGTLVPVGGGRPPHTHQHHYYIQKYVHPHHGGPAVQLQQSQQQAAAQQLTMYPPPPPLPAVHKPKSWDNLAMKGYGGYGYGYGYLEVGGGGAAAAGLAKPATILPTATRTQTTITIQHRNSIPKKNGYERYSAFVDVENYAPPPTQFLQETTTTTTTITTKSTENLLGPYNHSDSSLTCDCLETAPLTGSSGGTLELVHDKAGYYSTLGGSGSSSSGGAPMGAKKSASNLTEIARL
- the LOC131262397 gene encoding uncharacterized protein LOC131262397 — translated: MDSANGSITGNSSCQKSDLNLLVKNIVKILLTTSKYFHCPFCADEYLFEFTLKHHLLKNHERDLEKIVRSPDASIRFCESNICPYCGALFYYISALPKHIMNSHSRECLLKWQAIEKENSLVRKLAADPSIQCVPCSPGLSDLFDELSTSGRGAGNSGGGGSGNMIQLTKPSPLLKKALRNVNRITAATGESPQHQLIGGVETTSAWSSFGFDSSLPRRIHQQHHHQSARRELRFGDERVPSTGDSSTSIRNLLGAGVGDGSGSGGCSPSPSTETVSSVRKPKFQRKRFNLRSIKPKLNFRKYVLSKFSKKYHCKIVTSTPNNFLDDGSSRDSARFLHNQERWNRIHFE